The Rhododendron vialii isolate Sample 1 chromosome 3a, ASM3025357v1 nucleotide sequence TCTTAACGACTTATCTGAAGTTTGACTAGCTGAAAGACCGACGCAGTTGGTGCCAGATGGTGCTGAACAATACTCTCTGAATACCAAATTTGTGCTTTCCTTTTGAGTTTGTCCTGCTGTAATCCAGTGCCAAATCCTCGCCACCTTCTCTTCAAGCAACTACCATTGGATAGCGGGGTAGCAGAACTTAACTGCTTACCTAATATTGGCTTCGCATTGTCCCGGTTTCATTACTCAGCTTCATTATCAACGAGGAACATTCATATGCCTATAATATACTTTTCCCAAAGTAAAATATACTCATGCTAATCACAAGTTAGAAAGGGAAATTCAAGTGGAATAGGGCCAAAAGTTGATACAAGACACTAGTATGATATAGGAACTATATACAGTTGagattttcttttccatcttcTTAACAGAAGAACTATGAGTGCATGGTTATATAATGTTCCTTTGAATTACGACCTCCTTCTCAGTCTCCAATTATTTATCAGGTGTATGATGTTACCCCATTCATGGATGATCATCCCGGAGGCGACGAAGTTTTGCTATCAGCCACTGGTACTATTGCTACCTATTAACTCCACATTTATTTCCTGTTTTCTGCTTTGATTTGAGTGGATGATCCATTACTCTTGAGATGAACAtgtgaattttgtaaaaaaattcaggGAAAGATGCAACAGACGATTTCGAAGACGTTGGCCACAGTGATTCTGCTAGAGAAATGATGGATAAGTATTACATCGGCAATATAGATATGTCAACTGTTCCCCGTAGGCGCACATACATTCCACCTCAGCAAGCCGCTTACAATCCAGACAAAACTCCTGAGTTCGTGATCAAGATTTTGCAGTTCCTTGTGCCCCTCTTGATCTTAGGCTTGGCCTTTGCTGTTCGGCACTATACCAAAGAGAAGTAGTGCGTAATCTGGTCAATTAGCTGAAAAAAACAATTtgttcccccctctctctctttggttaGGGCATGCTGTGTTTAAGCATCTCTCTGTGTGGTTAGGGTATGCTGTGTTTAAGCGTCACTCGTTTGCGCTATTTGGGAATAAACATGTTGCGAATAACAAATGAACGTCCAGTAATCAACCAAAAGGTTTCAACTTTCACCAAGAGATTACCATCACCAAGATATTATTCTGAGACTAACGAAGAAAGTCATGAGGCTGGAAACTGTTTCAACCTTCAACAATCTCTCCCAACAGGTCCAATTTTCCACAGCAACTAACAAAAGAAACCTACAACAAATAAATTACGTATGGATCACGAACCTGTGGATCTTTTCAATCCGAAAATCTACATTTGACTGTGCTGCCCCACATGACCTTGTCGAAGAACACATTCCTACTGTCATAGACCGTCCTGTAAATTTACACTTCGTAAAGCAGGAGCGGACCTAGGATTAAGTATCACTGGGGTCAAGTATTTACAGCATACACAATGACTAGCATCAATGCGTTTTGCGCACAATTATTAGGATAAAAAATAGATATAAGGAAGGGTTTATCAAGAGAGAAATAGGTAGGTAAATAGATATAGTGAATCAATTTTGTCCCAAATTGATctaggttttttattttgaattataAACAAGAGATTAGAATTATAAatgtttaattatgttttaacGCATcgtagattaaaaaaaaaaagataggcAAGTGCACTttggaactctttttttttctctctacaaacTCTTCTGGCTCCATTTTtgtccgagagagagagagagagtgtgtttgaGGGTGTGTGTTGTGCGTGTTACTGATTGAAAGGGGCGGTGGGACCAGTGGATAAAAAGTCGGGCAAGCTTGTAATTTTTGTGGACTAGGCAAGATATAAAAGGGGGAGAGATTCTTGGGGAAAAAGTACCAAAATGTCCAGAAATCTATACACATCTCTGTGGAGAAAATTTATCCAGTGTGGTCAACTGACCCACCTTGTCTAAAGGTGCGTCCGCCCTTGTCTCGTAAAGCATGTATGAGGAGACTACATAGACGATACTGCATGCCCAAAGCAATCTCTACGCAACGAAAAGAAGTGAATATTTATTAGAGAA carries:
- the LOC131319847 gene encoding cytochrome b5-like, coding for MASDPKVHSFEEVNKHNKTKDCWLVISGKVYDVTPFMDDHPGGDEVLLSATGKDATDDFEDVGHSDSAREMMDKYYIGNIDMSTVPRRRTYIPPQQAAYNPDKTPEFVIKILQFLVPLLILGLAFAVRHYTKEK